GTATAAGGACGTTCCGGGTCATCCGGAGTCTGAATCTGGTCCTTATACCGTTCCACTAAGTCTTTGGTATGAATGGTAATGGTTCCCCGATTGATAAGCACCACATCCTCTACCGTATTCAACGTATCCATTGCAAGCATCCCGCCATTATCCGTAAAGTTAATGCCAGCCATAGCGCAACAATTAAGCGTTGTCTCCGTCACACGGCCACTTGTCGTCAGAATAGTGGAAGTCATTTCGAATACCACATCGTCCTCGCTCATCCCCAAGACAATATCTTTCGTATTGACCACCGTAGTACCCGACTCACCCGTTATCAATATTTCTTCCTCTTCTTCCGGAACGAATACAGGCTCTTCATCCTCCGAGCAAGACGATATGGCAAACAGCAATATGCCCCAAAACCATAATCCAATAATTTTTTTCATCGAGAATCAACTATTTTGGTCCGATACTCATGCTTATTTATCCCACGGAAAAACTGTCTTGACCGGAGCGAACACATCAATGGCTTCCGTTTCACCTATAGCTACAAAACCATGAGGCACATCTGCGGGAACCAAATAAGCATCGCCTTCTTTCAGTTCATATTCCTTATCGCCAATCGTAAGGCGGAAACCACCCTTGATGACATATCCGAATTGTTCCTGCGGATGCGTATGCATACCTACCACACTTTGGTCAGACATATTCCAGTGCAATACATTCAGATTCTTGCCCATGGCGAAATCTTGACGGATTACACCTTTACCCATATCTACTTTTTCTACTTCTTTGTGATTAATCACCATCTTGTTGTCCATAATTCTCTATATTTTAATGATATAACATTCATTCCTACTTGCTGATTATACATGTGTCACCCCGATGCAAAGCAACAGGAAGCTGATAAACCAATTCAGATACATCAGGCAGTACACCTCCATCCTCCAATATTAAGTTTAGCTCCGACAAGTCAAAACACGCACTTTGGCACACGAACAAGTCGTGTGTCTGCGAGAAGTCACGGCTGTGCGTTTTCCACGTACCGATTTTCAACTTCACCGGATTGTCTTCTTTCAACTGCATGTTCACGCCCAATTCTCCCGTTACATAATTCACAGGTCCTTCTTGAGTTACTTCCACTGTCCCTTCATTGGAAACGAAACGAACCGGAGTTTCCCCATTATCTTTATTTTCCATCTGATAATAAAATCCGAAAGCAATCGCATCAGGACCAGAAGCTTTGCTACCTATCAAATGCACCTTAATCACTCCCCTATTGACTATCGGACTCGGCAATAAAGCACCCGGACGGAAATGCTCATACATACCCGTGGCCATTGGCGGGAAATTAAATAAATAAGGAATCTTCCCTTCAATCAAAGTGGCCAATGAAGTAACATAAATTTCACCGTCATTAAGCATTTGTGTACCTGTCACGCTTCCCATCGTCATCACACGTCCGGCCACACGCACTTCAATACGCCCTTTATTCCAAAGCGAACCATACATACCGGCTGTATGTAACACACGGGTTTGGAAAGCACGTTCCACATCTACCGTAATCAGTCCTTCATTCACCACATGCAAATGGTCGGCTACACCTCCTACACCACGCACCAATGCTTGCCAGGAACCATTGCCATAGAAATGAATTTCTCCTTTATTAACCAACATCGAATCAGCTTCCGCCCACATGGCACAACAATACATCGTAGTCTCGGCATCGGCGTCATGATCCATATAGACATTAATGACACCTTCGTTTATCAATACCGAATTTGCACCTGCAGCCATTGCATACCCACGCAAGGCATCGACCTGATAAGCATCCCCACACCGCTGTGCATTCCGAATATGAGCAGCATACAATTCTTTGAAATGAATGTCAATGACACCTTTATTTATAAGAGTAGCATTCGGAGCCAACATCATATCTCCTGGCGAAGAAGGATCTTCCGTCAATGCCACCAATCCGCAAATCACATTATTCTGCAGCTTCCGGCTGACATTGAATTGTGCTCCGGCGGCATAACGATAAATAAACAGATTCTGTTCCGAGGCATCTTCTATGCTTAAATGAAGTTCATTGACAGCATAAGCTCCTTCTCCAACTATCATCGCTTGAGGTGATACGATATTTTGTTTCATATCTGATTTCTGTTTTATTCAATTCATAAAATTTATTTTTGCTCAAATGCATGTCAAAGCTAGTACAAATTAAAGACTTGACCTACCTCTTGCTTCTACACTTTATTTCAAAAAGTCCGAAAAGATGTATCAAACGCCTCTTAATGCAATATCAAAATGTCCTAAATGAATATCAAAAAGTCTATTTATCACTA
The Phocaeicola salanitronis DSM 18170 genome window above contains:
- a CDS encoding cupin domain-containing protein, with amino-acid sequence MDNKMVINHKEVEKVDMGKGVIRQDFAMGKNLNVLHWNMSDQSVVGMHTHPQEQFGYVIKGGFRLTIGDKEYELKEGDAYLVPADVPHGFVAIGETEAIDVFAPVKTVFPWDK